One genomic segment of Vulpes vulpes isolate BD-2025 chromosome 2, VulVul3, whole genome shotgun sequence includes these proteins:
- the GFAP gene encoding glial fibrillary acidic protein isoform X2 has product MERRRVASAARRSYVSSSDMAGGGLGSGRRLGPGPRLSLSAARTPLALPRVDFSLAAALNTGFKETRASERAEMMELNDRFASYIEKVRFLEQQNKALAAELNQLRAKEPTKLADVYQAELRELRLRLDQLTANSARLEVERDNLAQDLGTLRQKFQDETNLRLEAENNLATYRQEADEATLARLDLERKIESLEEEIRFLRKIHDEEVQELQEQLARQQVHVELDVAKPDLTAALREIRTQYEAMASSNMHEAEEWYRSKFADLTDAAARNAELLRQAKHEANDYRRQLQTLTCDLESLRGTNESLERQMREQEERHAREAASYQEALARLEEEGQNLKDEMARHLQEYQDLLNVKLALDIEIATYRKLLEGEENRITIPVQTFSNLQIRETSLDTKSVSEGHLKRNIVVKTVEMRDGEVIKESKQEHKEVM; this is encoded by the exons ATGGAGAGGAGACGGGTCGCCTCGGCCGCTCGCCGCTCCTACGTCTCCTCGTCGGACATGGCCGGGGGAGGCCTGGGCTCTGGCCGCCGTCTGGGGCCGGGCCCGCGCCTCTCCCTCTCCGCGGCTCGGACGCCGCTTGCGCTCCCCCGGGTGGACTTCTCCCTGGCCGCGGCTCTCAACACCGGCTTCAAGGAGACGCGGGCCAGCGAGCGCGCCGAGATGATGGAGCTCAACGACCGCTTTGCCAGCTACATCGAGAAGGTGCGCTTCCTGGAACAGCAGAACAAGGCTCTGGCTGCTGAGCTGAACCAACTGCGGGCCAAGGAGCCCACCAAGCTGGCCGACGTCTACCAGGCCGAGCTGCGAGAGCTAAGGCTGCGGCTAGACCAACTCACTGCCAACAGCGCCCGGCTGGAGGTCGAGAGAGACAATCTGGCACAGGACCTGGGCACCCTGAGGCAGAA gttccAGGATGAAACCAACCTGAGGCTGGAGGCTGAGAACAACCTGGCCACTTACCGACAG GAGGCAGATGAAGCCACCTTAGCCCGTCTGGATCTGGAGAGGAAGATTGAGTCTCTAGAGGAGGAAATCCGGTTTTTGAGGAAGATCCACGATGAG GAGGTGCAGGAGCTCCAGGAGCAGCTGGCCCGGCAGCAGGTCCATGTGGAGCTGGATGTGGCCAAACCGGACCTCACAGCAGCCCTAAGAGAAATCCGTACGCAGTACGAGGCCATGGCATCCAGCAACATGCATGAGGCAGAGGAATGGTACCGGTCCAAG TTCGCGGACCTGACCGACGCCGCTGCCCGCAACGCCGAGCTGCTCCGCCAGGCCAAGCACGAGGCCAACGACTACCGTCGCCAGCTGCAGACCTTGACCTGCGACCTGGAGTCCTTGCGCGGCACG AACGAGTCCCTGGAGAGGCAGATGCGGGAGCAGGAGGAGCGCCATGCAAGGGAGGCTGCGAGTTACCAGGAGGCACTAGCCCggctggaggaggagggacagaaccTCAAAGATGAGATGGCCCGCCATCTGCAGGAGTACCAGGACCTGCTGAATGTCAAGCTGGCCCTGGACATTGAGATCGCCACCTACAGGAAACTGCTGGAGGGCGAGGAGAACCG CATCACCATTCCCGTGCAGACCTTCTCCAACTTGCAGATCCGAG AAACCAGCCTGGACACCAAGTCCGTGTCAGAAGGCCACCTCAAGAGGAACATCGTGGTAAAGACCGTGGAGATGCGGGATGGAGAG GTCATTAAGGAATCCAAGCAGGAGCACAAGGAGGTGATGTGA
- the GFAP gene encoding glial fibrillary acidic protein isoform X3, protein MERRRVASAARRSYVSSSDMAGGGLGSGRRLGPGPRLSLSAARTPLALPRVDFSLAAALNTGFKETRASERAEMMELNDRFASYIEKVRFLEQQNKALAAELNQLRAKEPTKLADVYQAELRELRLRLDQLTANSARLEVERDNLAQDLGTLRQKFQDETNLRLEAENNLATYRQEADEATLARLDLERKIESLEEEIRFLRKIHDEEVQELQEQLARQQVHVELDVAKPDLTAALREIRTQYEAMASSNMHEAEEWYRSKFADLTDAAARNAELLRQAKHEANDYRRQLQTLTCDLESLRGTNESLERQMREQEERHAREAASYQEALARLEEEGQNLKDEMARHLQEYQDLLNVKLALDIEIATYRKLLEGEENRITIPVQTFSNLQIRGGKSTKEGESHKVTRHLKSLTIQVIPIQAHQIVNGAPPALG, encoded by the exons ATGGAGAGGAGACGGGTCGCCTCGGCCGCTCGCCGCTCCTACGTCTCCTCGTCGGACATGGCCGGGGGAGGCCTGGGCTCTGGCCGCCGTCTGGGGCCGGGCCCGCGCCTCTCCCTCTCCGCGGCTCGGACGCCGCTTGCGCTCCCCCGGGTGGACTTCTCCCTGGCCGCGGCTCTCAACACCGGCTTCAAGGAGACGCGGGCCAGCGAGCGCGCCGAGATGATGGAGCTCAACGACCGCTTTGCCAGCTACATCGAGAAGGTGCGCTTCCTGGAACAGCAGAACAAGGCTCTGGCTGCTGAGCTGAACCAACTGCGGGCCAAGGAGCCCACCAAGCTGGCCGACGTCTACCAGGCCGAGCTGCGAGAGCTAAGGCTGCGGCTAGACCAACTCACTGCCAACAGCGCCCGGCTGGAGGTCGAGAGAGACAATCTGGCACAGGACCTGGGCACCCTGAGGCAGAA gttccAGGATGAAACCAACCTGAGGCTGGAGGCTGAGAACAACCTGGCCACTTACCGACAG GAGGCAGATGAAGCCACCTTAGCCCGTCTGGATCTGGAGAGGAAGATTGAGTCTCTAGAGGAGGAAATCCGGTTTTTGAGGAAGATCCACGATGAG GAGGTGCAGGAGCTCCAGGAGCAGCTGGCCCGGCAGCAGGTCCATGTGGAGCTGGATGTGGCCAAACCGGACCTCACAGCAGCCCTAAGAGAAATCCGTACGCAGTACGAGGCCATGGCATCCAGCAACATGCATGAGGCAGAGGAATGGTACCGGTCCAAG TTCGCGGACCTGACCGACGCCGCTGCCCGCAACGCCGAGCTGCTCCGCCAGGCCAAGCACGAGGCCAACGACTACCGTCGCCAGCTGCAGACCTTGACCTGCGACCTGGAGTCCTTGCGCGGCACG AACGAGTCCCTGGAGAGGCAGATGCGGGAGCAGGAGGAGCGCCATGCAAGGGAGGCTGCGAGTTACCAGGAGGCACTAGCCCggctggaggaggagggacagaaccTCAAAGATGAGATGGCCCGCCATCTGCAGGAGTACCAGGACCTGCTGAATGTCAAGCTGGCCCTGGACATTGAGATCGCCACCTACAGGAAACTGCTGGAGGGCGAGGAGAACCG CATCACCATTCCCGTGCAGACCTTCTCCAACTTGCAGATCCGAG GGGGCAAAAGCACCAAAGAAGGGGAAAGTCACAAGGTCACAAGACATCTCAAAAGCCTCACAATACAAGTTATACCAATACAGGCTCACCAGATTGTAAATGGAGCCCCGCCGGCTCTCGGTTAG
- the DNAAF19 gene encoding dynein axonemal assembly factor 19 translates to MERNDIIDFKALEKELQAALTADEKYKRENAAKLRAVEQKVASYEEFRGIVLASHLKPLERKDKIGGKRTVPWNCHTTQRGTSQDEATEITQVKTLFQPETSAEFYRDWRRYLRSGPERYQALLQLGGPKLGHLFQTDVGFGLLGELLVALADHVRPADRLVVLGILRSLAGTGRFTLNLSLLSHAERESCRGLFQKLQAMSAPRSTKGGFSQAEWGLEEQPGVLQEEERLLQELLGVYRVD, encoded by the exons ATGGAAAGGAATGACATCATTGACTTCAAGGCCTTGGAGAAAGAGCTGCAGGCTGCGCTCACCGCTGATGAGAAATACAAACGGGAGAATGCTGCCAAGTTACGGGCAGTGGAACAAAAGGTGGCTTCCTATGAGGAATTCAG GGGTATTGTCCTTGCATCACATCTGAAGCCACTGGAGCGGAAGGACAAGATAGGAGGAAAGAGGACTGTACCCTGGAACTGTCACACTACTCAGAGAGGGACCTCTCAGGATGAGGCCACTGAAATCACCCAG GTGAAAACACTTTTCCAGCCTGAGACCTCCGCAGAGTTCTACCGTGATTGGCGGCGGTATTTGCGGAGTGGGCCAGAGCGCTACCAGGCCTTGCTGCAGCTCGGAGGTCCAAAGCTGGGTCATCTCTTCCAGACGGACGTGGGGTTTGGACTTCTAGGGGAGCTGCTGGTGGCACTGGCTGATCATGTGAGGCCAGCTGACCGGTTGGTGGTACTAGGGATCCTGCGCAGCCTGGCGGGCACCGGGCGCTTCACTCTGAACCTGAGCCTGCTGAGCCATGCGGAGAGAGAGAGCTGCAGAGGCCTGTTTCAGAAGCTGCAGGCCATGAGTGCTCCCAGATCCACAAAGGGGGGCTTCAGCCAGGCGGAGTGGGGTCTGGAGGAGCAGCCTGGTGTGctccaggaggaggagaggctccTGCAAGAGCTGCTAGGGGTATACCGGGTGGATTGA
- the FAM187A gene encoding Ig-like V-type domain-containing protein FAM187A has protein sequence MNMAHPTVLLWVWGSLQAFELVEKENIFQRTPCPAFLMFDNAAYLADMSFELPCHCKPEEVSAVVWYYQKHLGSRHTKVLTDFDGRVLTEESQVRVGSDMLVRFSIRMFSLLVFRAQPEDSGLYFCGTRKGDYFYAYDVDIQSSEGMVATFKDQGQEPIADEHRGSLHIFTTFWEWTPCDRCGVRGEQWRIGLCYLQSPDLSPRYHKTLPDVVSCGSQAVPRKLRAQTREHTPELLVQSCVVPCEKKVQDGLMAIFSYVAKVGSRPWVPEVPIQFHEQRLGHGLIISCPGSRPEHAVAWDKDHQYLYRTQYLKGVNRSMRVFIDHGNHLHIRFTQLSDRGIYYCWRQGVRVAGFRLGVASRGGYRISFSDPETRFAMELTLLGYLFITAVFVTIHLCRCCCYLFHCCPNFSP, from the coding sequence ATGAACATGGCCCACCCCACTGTGCTCCTGTGGGTGTGGGGGAGTCTCCAGGCCTTTGAACTTGTGGAGAAGGAGAATATTTTTCAGAGGACCCCTTGCCCAGCGTTTCTGATGTTTGACAATGCAGCCTACCTGGCCGACATGAGCTTCGAGCTTCCCTGCCACTGCAAGCCTGAGGAGGTGTCTGCTGTGGTCTGGTACTATCAAAAGCACCTGGGCAGCCGCCACACCAAAGTGCTGACAGACTTTGACGGGCGGGTGCTGACAGAGGAATCCCAGGTGCGTGTGGGCAGCGACATGCTGGTTCGTTTCAGCATCCGCATGTTCAGCCTGTTGGTTTTCCGGGCCCAGCCTGAGGACTCGGGCTTGTATTTTTGTGGCACCCGCAAGGGGGACTACTTTTATGCCTATGATGTGGACATCCAGAGCAGTGAGGGAATGGTGGCCACCTTCAAGGACCAGGGCCAGGAGCCCATTGCAGATGAGCACCGCGGGAGCCTCCACATCTTCACCACCTTCTGGGAGTGGACCCCTTGTGACCGCTGTGGGGTGCGTGGGGAGCAATGGCGCATTGGCCTCTGCTACTTGCAGAGCCCAGATCTCTCCCCACGTTACCACAAGACACTACCTGACGTGGTGTCCTGTGGTTCACAGGCTGTGCCCAGAAAGCTTCGGGCCCAGACCAGGGAGCATACACCCGAACTACTGGTCCAGAGCTGTGTGGTGCCCTGTGAGAAGAAGGTTCAGGACGGCCTGATGGCCATCTTCAGCTATGTGGCCAAGGTGGGCAGCCGGCCCTGGGTGCCTGAGGTCCCCATTCAGTTCCATGAGCAGAGGCTGGGCCATGGACTCATTATCTCCTGTCCTGGGTCCCGGCCCGAGCACGCTGTGGCCTGGGACAAGGACCACCAGTACCTCTACCGCACACAGTACCTGAAGGGTGTCAACAGGTCCATGAGAGTGTTCATCGACCACGGCAACCATCTCCACATCCGTTTCACCCAGCTGAGTGACCGGGGCATCTACTATTGCTGGCGGCAGGGGGTGCGGGTTGCAGGGTTCCGACTGGGTGTTGCATCTCGGGGCGGCTACCGGATCTCATTCTCAGACCCGGAGACTCGCTTTGCTATGGAGCTCACCCTACTAGGCTACCTGTTCATCACGGCTGTCTTTGTCACCATTCACCTCTGTAGGTGCTGCTGTTACTTATTTCACTGTTGTCCCAACTTCTCCCCTTAG
- the GFAP gene encoding glial fibrillary acidic protein isoform X1 translates to MERRRVASAARRSYVSSSDMAGGGLGSGRRLGPGPRLSLSAARTPLALPRVDFSLAAALNTGFKETRASERAEMMELNDRFASYIEKVRFLEQQNKALAAELNQLRAKEPTKLADVYQAELRELRLRLDQLTANSARLEVERDNLAQDLGTLRQKFQDETNLRLEAENNLATYRQEADEATLARLDLERKIESLEEEIRFLRKIHDEEVQELQEQLARQQVHVELDVAKPDLTAALREIRTQYEAMASSNMHEAEEWYRSKFADLTDAAARNAELLRQAKHEANDYRRQLQTLTCDLESLRGTNESLERQMREQEERHAREAASYQEALARLEEEGQNLKDEMARHLQEYQDLLNVKLALDIEIATYRKLLEGEENRITIPVQTFSNLQIRGGKSTKEGESHKVTRHLKSLTIQVIPIQAHQIVNGAPPALETSLDTKSVSEGHLKRNIVVKTVEMRDGEVIKESKQEHKEVM, encoded by the exons ATGGAGAGGAGACGGGTCGCCTCGGCCGCTCGCCGCTCCTACGTCTCCTCGTCGGACATGGCCGGGGGAGGCCTGGGCTCTGGCCGCCGTCTGGGGCCGGGCCCGCGCCTCTCCCTCTCCGCGGCTCGGACGCCGCTTGCGCTCCCCCGGGTGGACTTCTCCCTGGCCGCGGCTCTCAACACCGGCTTCAAGGAGACGCGGGCCAGCGAGCGCGCCGAGATGATGGAGCTCAACGACCGCTTTGCCAGCTACATCGAGAAGGTGCGCTTCCTGGAACAGCAGAACAAGGCTCTGGCTGCTGAGCTGAACCAACTGCGGGCCAAGGAGCCCACCAAGCTGGCCGACGTCTACCAGGCCGAGCTGCGAGAGCTAAGGCTGCGGCTAGACCAACTCACTGCCAACAGCGCCCGGCTGGAGGTCGAGAGAGACAATCTGGCACAGGACCTGGGCACCCTGAGGCAGAA gttccAGGATGAAACCAACCTGAGGCTGGAGGCTGAGAACAACCTGGCCACTTACCGACAG GAGGCAGATGAAGCCACCTTAGCCCGTCTGGATCTGGAGAGGAAGATTGAGTCTCTAGAGGAGGAAATCCGGTTTTTGAGGAAGATCCACGATGAG GAGGTGCAGGAGCTCCAGGAGCAGCTGGCCCGGCAGCAGGTCCATGTGGAGCTGGATGTGGCCAAACCGGACCTCACAGCAGCCCTAAGAGAAATCCGTACGCAGTACGAGGCCATGGCATCCAGCAACATGCATGAGGCAGAGGAATGGTACCGGTCCAAG TTCGCGGACCTGACCGACGCCGCTGCCCGCAACGCCGAGCTGCTCCGCCAGGCCAAGCACGAGGCCAACGACTACCGTCGCCAGCTGCAGACCTTGACCTGCGACCTGGAGTCCTTGCGCGGCACG AACGAGTCCCTGGAGAGGCAGATGCGGGAGCAGGAGGAGCGCCATGCAAGGGAGGCTGCGAGTTACCAGGAGGCACTAGCCCggctggaggaggagggacagaaccTCAAAGATGAGATGGCCCGCCATCTGCAGGAGTACCAGGACCTGCTGAATGTCAAGCTGGCCCTGGACATTGAGATCGCCACCTACAGGAAACTGCTGGAGGGCGAGGAGAACCG CATCACCATTCCCGTGCAGACCTTCTCCAACTTGCAGATCCGAG GGGGCAAAAGCACCAAAGAAGGGGAAAGTCACAAGGTCACAAGACATCTCAAAAGCCTCACAATACAAGTTATACCAATACAGGCTCACCAGATTGTAAATGGAGCCCCGCCGGCTCTCG AAACCAGCCTGGACACCAAGTCCGTGTCAGAAGGCCACCTCAAGAGGAACATCGTGGTAAAGACCGTGGAGATGCGGGATGGAGAG GTCATTAAGGAATCCAAGCAGGAGCACAAGGAGGTGATGTGA